A window from Salvia miltiorrhiza cultivar Shanhuang (shh) chromosome 2, IMPLAD_Smil_shh, whole genome shotgun sequence encodes these proteins:
- the LOC131012862 gene encoding uncharacterized protein LOC131012862: MESTFVPNVELLKSCGVPIEQITRAIIQMPRFFLLKPVKMRKFIEKAEELGSDRGSRSFIRAVKVVSSMTSETLGVKMEALRELGFSDSDIARAFRNSPQVLATSPEKMRRVAEVVVGSGRYDRMSIVERPCVFMYSVEKRIWPRIKVLRVLEEKKKMIGGWPSLATMLTLTDAMFFHKFVSPNLEQDDCRAVS; the protein is encoded by the coding sequence ATGGAGAGCACTTTTGTCCCAAATGTGGAATTACTGAAGAGCTGCGGCGTTCCAATTGAGCAGATCACGAGGGCAATAATCCAAATGCCTCGATTCTTCCTGCTCAAACCGGTAAAGATGAGGAAATTCATCGAGAAAGCGGAGGAATTAGGGTCTGATCGCGGATCGCGGAGCTTCATCCGCGCCGTTAAGGTTGTGAGTTCGATGACGAGCGAGACTTTGGGAGTGAAGATGGAGGCGTTACGCGAGCTCGGATTCTCAGACAGCGACATCGCGAGGGCGTTCAGGAACTCGCCGCAGGTGCTTGCAACGTCGCCGGAGAAGATGAGGAGAGTTGCGGAGGTGGTGGTGGGGAGCGGGAGGTATGATAGGATGAGCATTGTGGAGAGGCCGTGCGTGTTTATGTACAGCGTTGAGAAGCGGATATGGCCGCGGATAAAGGTTTTGAGAGTgttggaagagaagaagaagatgattgGGGGTTGGCCGAGTCTTGCAACCATGCTGACCTTGACCGATGCCatgttttttcataaatttgtgAGTCCTAATTTGGAACAAGATGATTGCAGAGCAGTTTCTTGA